From Acidobacteriota bacterium:
GCCTGCCGGGAAGGATACCGGGCCCAATACTACCGGATGCCCCGCCTGCTCCAAGCCCTGGCCGTCGCCCGCGTCGACGGCCGGTACGGCAAAATCCTGGTCCATCTGCTCAAGCTGGACGTTTTGGTGATCGACGACTGGGGCTTGGCCCCGCTGGACGATCCCAGCCGGCGGGATATGCTGGAAATCCTGGAGGATCGCTACAACTGCCGTTCGACGATCATCTCGAGTCAACTGCCGGTGGCGGCCTGGCACGAGATGATCGGCGACCGGACTCTTGCCGATGCCATTATGGACCGGCTCGTCCATCAAGCCTACCAATTCAACCTGAAGGGAGAATCAATGCGGAAAACGACGAAATCCTTGACCCAAGCCGGCCACTAAGGTACAAGATTGATGCCCGCCGTCGCTTCGCTCCGATGCCTGGCCGGCTTCCCTCGGAACACCTGGCCGAGATCATCGGAATATGCATCCTTTTGAGAATCTCAGCAAATAATTAAGCAATAATCATGCCATTTGAAGAGCACAATGCAATTGTATTATTATCATTGATATAGCAGGAATCCCTTTAAGTATGCTTTTTGGCAATATGTTACAGTAATCATTCTTTTTTGAAGCAGTGAGAAAGCCTTATCCTGCAGATATTAAATGATATAAACCATTTTCAATGTGTAAATATGGCATGTAACCTTGCTCCCTGAGTGTTACATGTTACACATATTTCCATTATCTTCTTTATTATTAGCCATATACGCAGTTTTTGTGTAACATCTCTTGTTTTCTTTCTCTTTCGCCATCCAGAAACAAATGGAATTGCCTGATCTCCTGGCCATCTTTCATATATTCGCAGTATTTGGCGCGGGGTGTTTTTCTATGATTCTCCCTTGGTCCACTACCAAGACTCTATTGCCCATTCGAATGACATCGGCATTGTGAGCAATAATGATACATGTCTTGTCCGCATATCCATCTGCTAAAGCGCCGTAGATCATTTCCTCTGAGCCGCAATCCAAATGCGTTGCCATCTCATCCACAATAATGACATCCGATTTCTTTATGTACGCACGGGCAATCGCGATTTTCTGTTTTTCTCCCCCTGAGAGCTTTTTCCCCGTTTCTCCAATCTCCGTATCAAATCCTTTCTCCAGCTTCATGATGAAGTCATGCGCACCGGCTTTTTTGGCCGCCTCGACGATCTCCTCTTCCCCGGCATTCGGATTGCCGTATCGGATATTGTTCCTGATAGTGTCATTGAAAAGAAAGCAATTTTGGGAAACCGTGCCGATTCTTTCCCTCAAGCTCGAAAGCGCCAAGGAGTTGATATCGTGGTCGTCAATGAATATCTTTCCCCAATCAACGGGATAAAGTCCCAATATCAGCTTGATGATCGTGCTTTTTCCCGATCCGTTCGGCCCGGCGAAAACGACGTTCTCTCCGGGATGGATGATGAAGTCGAAGAGCTCCTTGACCCTGTCCAAGGCGCTCAAGGCCGGCTGGATTGTCAGGCCCAGCGAAGCCACAATTTGGGTGGGGCCATAAAGCTTCCCGAGATACGCGACAAAGGCCACATAGCCTCCGATGGTGAAGTTGTCCCTGATCATCTCGCCTCCTCCGTACCAGAGAACAACAAAACCCCCCAAAGCCCCGAGCAAGGCAAGCCCTTCGCCGGAGAAAGACGAGATGGAGAGCATTGCGCTTTTTTCTAAGACATCCCGGCTTGCGATCCGGAGGCCCCGGGAGTACTGCTAACGTCAATTTCCAATGCAGATGAAGCAGAATCAGCAAACAGAAGATAAACTCAAAGCCTTGAGTGGGGATGATCTTGGATAGGGCCAAGTTCCAAACGTGACAAGCTGGGGCGTTTTGTGTTATACATTTTTTGATCGAGAGTCTCAGGGATATCGAGGTGATGATGCAACTCTCCGTGTTCGAGCGTCTTTGTATTGAGAGAAGGTCCGGAGGCGGCCTCCGGGCGAAAACGACATGAGACTGGCCCGAACCGCCATCGACCGCCCGGTGACGACGATGATGTTTTACATCGGCGTCATCCTGATCGGGTTTGTCTCCCTGCGCCAGCTCAGCGTCGATCTTCTGCCGGATATCAGCTATCCCCGGCTGTCCGTTCTCACGCGTTTTCCCGGCGTCGCGCCCGAGGAGATCGAAACCATGGTCACGGCGCCTCTCGAGGCCGCCGTCAGCCGCGTTCCCGGGCTGCGCAAGGTCGAATCCCTGTCCCGGGAGGGCGTGTCCTTCCTGACCCTCGAGTTTGTCTGGGGCACGGACATGGATTTCGCCATGCTCCACACCCGGGAAAGGCTCGACGCCGCCCGCTACGGTCTTCCCGAGGGCGCCGAGACGCCGACCCTTATCGCCCTGGATCCCCAGACACGGCCCATCATGGTCGCCGCCGTAAGCGGCCGGGCCTCCCTCCTCGAACTCAAGGAATTCTCCGAGGAGCTCGTCAAGCCGCGCCTCGAACAGCTCGACGGCATCGGATCGGCCGAAGTCGTGGGCGGCGCGGTCCGGGAAATCCACGTCGAGGCCGATCCCGGGCTTCTGTCCCTCTACGGGCTGACCATCGACCAGGTCGCCTCCCGTATCGACGCCTTCAACCGCAATCTCCAGGGCGGAACCATCCTCAAGGGCCGGTTCTCTTACGCCCTGCGCGTGATCGGCGAGTTCGCCCATGCCGGCGAGCTGGGCGACATTCCCCTGGCGACGACGCCCGGGCGCGGCGTCGTCCGTCTCCGCGACGTGGCCCGGGTCGAGGATTCCGTCAAGGAGCGCGAGGGCGCGACGCGGTTGAACGGCAAGGAGAGCGTCGGGCTTCTGATCCGCAAGGAATCCGGCGCCAACACCGTCGCGGTCACCCGGACGGCCAAGGACACCCTGAACCGGATCACCCGGGAATATCCCCAGGTCGAAATTTTCATCGTCTCGGAACAGGCGCGCTACATCGAAACGGCCGTTGCGTCGGTCAAGGACGAGGTCCTCCAGGGCGGCCTCCTGGCTTTCCTCGTTCTCCTGATCTTCCTCCAGCACTTGAGGACGGCTCTCACCATTTTCGCCGTCATCGGAATCTCCATCATGGCCGTGTTCAACATCCTCTTTCTCCGCGACATTACACTCAACATCATGTCCCTCGGGGGGCTGGCTCTGGGGGTCGGCATGCTCGACGACTGCGCCATCGTCGTCGCCGAGAACATCTTCCGGCACCGGAGCCAGGGGAAGTCGCCGGCCGACGCGGCCTATGTCGGCACAAAGGAAGTCGGCATGGCCGTCAGCGCAACGATCTTCACCGCGATCGTCGTCTTCCTGCCCGTGATCTACGTCCGCGGCGTGGCCGGACAGCTCTTTCGGGACACCGCGCTGACCGTGACCTTCTCCCTCCTGGCCTCGCTCCTCGTCGCCCTGACGCTCATTCCCATGCTGCTTTCGCGGGGCACGAAAACCGCGGCAAGTCCGCTCTCCGCCGAAGACCTTGCCGGAGAACCAGCTCCCGCCGGCGGACCGAAACAGCCGAAGTCCCGAGGACTGCTCCGCATCCCGGCGGCCGTCGTCCGCTTTGTGCGGCGCGGACTTCGTCTCCTCTTCAAGGGGATCGGCTGGTTGCTGAGTCTGCTTTTCGGATTCGTTCTTCAACTCGTCCAACTTGTTCTTCATTACCTGACTTTCCCCATAAGACCCCTTCTCAGGGCTGTCGGCCGGGGTTTCAATTCGGCCTACGGCCGATTCGCCTCCCGCTATCACGTCTTCCTTCTCTGGAGCCTCAATCACAAAGCCCGGATCCTCGGCGTCTCCGCCGTGCTTTTCGCCCTGACTCTCATTCTCGGCGCCTGGATTCCCCGGGAACTCATGCCGCGGCTCCGGGTCTCCGCCTTCGAAGTTTTTCTGCGGACCCCCGTCGACTATTCCTACGCACAGACCGAGGAATTCGTCGGTCTCGCCGAGGGATGGCTGGCCGCCGATCCGGCGGTCGAATTCTTCTTCTCGCAGATCGGTCTCGTCTCCGGAATGGAAAGCTTCAGTCCCGATGTCTCCCTCAATTCGGCCAAGATCGCCGTCCAATTGGATCATTCGCGGAATCTCAATCCGGCGATCGAGAGATTGCGCGCGCGATTCCGGGATTATCCCGATATCGAGTTGTCCATCGTGCGCGAACAGGCGACCATGGCCCAGTTCCTGGCCCTGGGTTCGGCCGAACTGGGCCTCAAGGTCCGCGGGGACGATCTCGACGTCCTGAAAGCCGTGGCCCTGGACCTGGCCGAGGAATTGCGCGGCATTCCCGGAGTCGCCGACGTCATCGCCGCCGTGGAGGAGGGAAAACCCGAATTTCTGGTCCGCATCCGGCGTCAGGCCCTTGAAAAATACGAGCTTTCTCCGGAGGCCGTGAGCACCTTTCTCGTCAATGCCGTTCGCGGCCGGACGGCCACCCAGCTCAAGGAAACCGATCGCAAGCACGATATCGTCGTCCGCATGGAGCGGGGGACAAGGGAAAGCGCCGACAGGCTTCTCGACCAGAGCCTGCCGTACCGGAAAGGATCCATTCCTCTCCGCGAGCTCGTCGATTGGGAGATCGGCCGGGGACCCAAGGAGATCCGGCGGGAAAACCAGCAGCGGGAAATTCCGGTCACGGCCAATCTCCGCGGCACAAGCCTCAGCCGCATTCTTCCCGAAGTCGAGGCGCGGGTCCGGGCGCTCGATCTTCCTTACGGCGTCCGCGTCGTTCCGAGCGGCGAGCAGGAGGAGATGTCGCGCTCCTTCCGGAGCCTGATCACGGCCTTCCTGCTGTCGGTTCTCCTCGTCTACATGATCATGGCCGCACAATTCGAATCCCTGCTCCATCCTTTTCTCATCATGTTCACGGTGCCGATGGGCCTGGTCGGGGCCTTTGGGCTTCTGGCCGCCACGGGACAGACGCTCAATATCGTCTCGATCATCGGCATCGTCGTCCTTGTCGGCATCGTCAACGACAACGCCATCGTCAAGATCGACTTCACGAATCAGCTTCGAAGAAGCGGACTCCCGCTCCGGCAGGCCGTTCTCGAGGGCAGCGCCGTTCGTCTCCGCCCCATCCTGATGAGCACGGCCACGACGATTTTCGCCCTGATCCCCCTGTCTCTCGGGCTGGGGGAGGGGTCCGAACTTCTGCGCCCCCTGGGCATCGCCGTCGTCGGCGGGCTTTTGTCCTCGACCTTTCTGACCCTCATTCTCATCCCCGTCATTTATGAGATCGTCGAAGGCTGGAAGGACCGGAGGCGGCGGTGAAAGCCTGCGTCGAACGTCCGGTTGCGACGGTCATGCTTTTTCTGGCCGCGGCCTTCCTGGGCGTCTACTCGTTCATGAACATCCCGCTGGAACTGGCTCCGAGCGAGAATTATCCCCGAATCAGCATCCAGACATTCTGGCCCGACGTTCCGCCCGAAATCATCCAGACCGAGGTCACATCCCTGCTCGAAGAGGTTGCGGTGGGGGTCAAGGGCGTGCGCAAGGTCACCTCGAGCTCGTCCATCGGAAATTCCCTGATCACTTTGGAATTCGACCTGAAGACGAACATGGAATTCGCCGCCCTGGCCCTCCAGGAAAAAATCGCCGGCCTCCGTCACGAGTTGCCGGTGAGCGCGACGCGGCCGCAGATCATTCCCTATGTGCCCGAAGATTTCAGCACCCGGCCCTTTCTCCAATACACGATATCCGGCGACTACACCCTGCAACAGCTCCGGACCATGCTCAAGGAATCCCTCGAACACAAGCTGGGATCCGTCCGGGGGGTCAAGGCCGTCGAAGTCAGCGGGGGTTCCGACCCCGAAATCCGGATCGAGATGGACCACGACAGGATGACGGCCCTGCGGATCCAGCCTTTCCATATGCAGGCGGCCCTCAACCGGTGGAATCAGACCTTCCCGGCCGGGAAAATCCGGCGGGGGGAACAGGAATACCTGTTCAAGATCGCCGGCTTTCTGGGCGACCGGAAATCCCTGGAAAACATGATCGTCGGACGTTCGGGCGGCGTGCCGATTCTTCTCCGGGACGTGGCCGCCGTGTTTCCGACCTACGGCGAAATCCGCAGCATCAACCGGATCAACGGACAGCCCACCCTCCGGCTGACCGTCCACAAGGAAAAGGGCGTGAGCACGCTCGGCGTTTCGCGCCAGGTCAAGGAACGCCTGGCCGAGGTCCGCCGGGAACTGCCCGCCGACCTGGTCTTCCGCCCCGTCGACGACGAGAGCGCGGAGATCCTGAAGAGCGTCCGCGAGCTCGGCCTTCTCGTCCTGATCATTTTCGCCGTGCTGTTCGTTCTGGTCCGGATCATCCTGAAAAACATCCGGCCGTCGCTTCTCGTCCTGTCCTCCATCGTCTTTTCCGTTCTTCTGACCTTCAATCTCGTCTACGGTTTCGGCGTGTCCATCAACATGCTGACGCTCGGAGGCCTGGCCCTCGGGCTGGGTCTGTTCGTCGACAATTCGGTCGTCGTCTTCGAAAGCATCCTGAGGCTCCGGGAGCGCGGCCTGCCCCCGGCCGAGGCCGCAATCCAGGGGCCCCGCGAGGTGTTCATCGCCGTCCTGGCCTCGACGCTGACCACGATGAGCGTTTTTTTCACCTTCCCGTTTTTCCAGGGCCGGTTGAAGATCTATTATCTTCCTCTGGCCGTCGTCATCTCCTCGGCGCTGGCCGTCTCCATGCTCGTCTCCTTCACGCTGATTCCCGCTTTGAGTCCCAAACTGCTGGCCATGCGGCGGGATCACCGAAAGGGGAGACTCCGGGAGACGACCGGACACCTGGTCGCATTCCTGGTCCGCCATCCCGTCGCGGTCATTCTCGTCGTCTCCGCCCTTCTCTATGGAAGCTACTCCTGGTTCAGAAAGGAAGTGCCCCTGGGCGAATTTTTCCGATGGTATTCCCGCGACCAGCTGAGAGTCAGCCTCGGCATGCCGCCGGGGACAAGCATCGAGACGACGGACGAGGTCATCCGGACCTTCGAAGCCAAGGGACTCGAGAAGCCTTACGAAAAGGACATCAACACCCAGGTCAGCCCCGAGAGGGCTTATCTTGTCGTCACATTCCCCCCGGAGATCGAAATGTCCTACCGCCCCTATCAACTGAAGGAGGAATTCATTCAAATCGCGACCCAGTTCGCCGGCATCTCCATCGGTGTCTCCGGATTCGATCCCCAGGCCTTTTTTTCGAGCATGGGAGCGGGAACCTATTACGATTCGAACATCAAGTTTTACGGCTACAACCTGAAGAAACTCAAGGAAATCACGGGCGATCTCGAAAGACGCTTGACTCAGAATCCCCGGATTCGTGAGGTTCGGACGGTCTCCAGCCGCTATGGCTGGTTTCGGGGGACCGATTCCTTCGAAAACGTGCTGATCCTCGACAGGCAGGCGCTCCAGGTCCACAACATCGATCCCGCAGGCCTTTTCTCTCACATCCAGTCTCTCCTTCGGGGGCGGATCCAGACGCCCGTCCGCTGGCGCACGGAGGGCCGGGAACTGGCCGTCTCCATCAAGTTTCCCAGGGCGGAAACGATGGACATTCCGGCTCTCATGGACAGCCTGATCACGGGCAGGAACGGCGAACACGTCCGGCTGGGCATGCTGGTCTCGCTTGAGGAGCGACCGATCGCCGGGTCCATCGACCGGGAGAACCAGCAGTTCCAGCAAACGGTCATGTGGGAGTTCCGGGGTCCCTCCAAGGCGGCGAGCAATTATCGGAAAGCCGTCTTTGAAAGCCTCACTCTGCCGCCGGGCTTCACGGCCGTCCTGGACGAGCCCTGGCGCATGACGGAAGAGGAAAAGCGCCAGATCGGGCTGGCCGCGATCGCCGCCCTCGTCCTCATTTTCATGATCCTGGCCGCCCTCTACGAATCTCTCCTGCAGCCGTTCTATATTCTTTTAGCCGTTCCCCTGGCACTCTGCGGGGTTTTTGTGGCTTTCGTCATCTCCGGCTTCGCCTTCGATTCCTCGGCTTACATCGGCGTCATTCTGCTCGGAGGCATTGTCGTCAACAATTCCATTCTCCTTGTCGATCGCATCAACCGGAACAGGCGGGAGGGACTCGGGCTGATCGAGGCCGTCGTCCAGGGTTCGAAAGACCGGGTGCGGCCCATCCTCATGACGGCGGGAACCACAATCCTGGCCATGCTTCCCCTGATCCTCATCCAGGTGGAGGTCGGGCGGCGCCGAATCTGGTCCTCGCTGGCTCTGGCGACGGTCGGAGGACTCACAAGTTCGACAATTTTCATCCTGGCGGTGATCCCCATATTCTATGTTCTGGGGGAAAGACTCCGGCTCTGGTTCAGAGCCAGGATGGCCGAGATTGCGTATCAAAGAAGGGAGCTGCTTTGACATGACATTCAAGAAAACAACTCTCCTCCTGGGGCTGGTCGTTCTCATCGCGGCCGCTCTCGTCTATGCCTTTGTCGTTCGGCCGAAATCCGTCGATAAAGCGGGCGAAACCGAAGCCGTATCCGGAGCCGGACGTTCCGCGGCCGAAGAGACGCCGCTTCCCGTCAAAGCTCTCCCGGTGAGAAGGGACGACCTCGTCATCCGGCTGAAATCGCCGGGCGAGGCTTTCACGGAGCGCCGCGTCACGGTCAAGGCCGAAACCACGGGAAAAATCCGGACTCTGGCCGTAGCCGAAGGACATCGGGCCCGAAAAGGGGATGTTCTCGTCGCTTTGGACGACAGCGAACTCGCGCTCCGCGTCGAACGGCTCGACGCCGTCCGGTTGAAGTATCTCTCCGAGCTTCTCCTCGAAAGCCGGTTTGCGCCCGCCCGGCGGGATGACGGCTCTCCGCCGCCCGAGAGCGTCCGGAAGGCCGAGGACGACATGAAAAAAGCGGCCGCCCTCTTCGAGTCCGGAATGATGTCCCAAAAGGAGTTCGACCGGATCCGGAGGGATTACGAAACCGCGCTCATCGAATCGGGCATCAAAAAAGACGACATCCAGGCCGCGGCCAAGGGTTTGACCCAGGCTGAAATCGACGTCAAGATCGCCCGCATGGACCTCGAAAAGACACGAATCCGGGCGCCATTCGGGGGAATCGTGACGGATGTCCGGATCTCGCCGGGCGAGCATGTCTCCGCGGGACAGGAGCTTTTCACGCTCGTCGACATTTCGTCCCTCAAGGTCCGGGCCCGGGTTCTGGAGAGCGAAGTGGGCAAGATCAGAACAGGTCGCGAAGCCGGGCTGAAATTCAGCGCTTATCCCGGCCGGATCTTCACGGGGCGGGTGCAGGCCGTGAGCCCGGTCATCAATCCCGAGGACAGGACGTGCGCCGTTCACATCGCCGTCGACAATCCGTCCGAACTCATCAAGCCCGGCATGCACGCCGAAGTTGAAATCACGTCGGAAATCCATCCCGGAAAGCTTCTTGTTCCCCAGGCGGCCGTTCTCGTCCGGGGCGGGCGCAAACTCGTCTTCGTCGTCGAGGAGGGGACGGCCAAGTGGCGCTACATCGAGGCCGGGCTGGAGAACGAGGATTTCGTCGAGGCCCGGGAGGGCGTCGCCGAGGGCGAAATGGTCATCGTCGAGGGGCACTTCACCCTTGCCCATGACGCCCGCGTCCGGATCGTCGAGTAAGCCCACCGACAATCGCTGGGCCGCAATACTACCGCTGTCGATCGCGGCTTTGCGTTCGGTGGTGCATTTTGATATCGTAAGCGCCGGAGGTTCCGCATGATTGCTCCCTATGCGATTTCCGACATAAAAAAAGTTCTTGATCGCTTGCCCCGCATCCCGCTCGTTCACGGTCCGACGCCGTTCTATAAGCTGGAGGCTCTCTCGGAATGGCTGGGCGGGCCGCCGATTTACGTCAAACGCGACGACCTCACGGGCATGGCTCTGGGCGGGAACAAGTCCCGGAAACTCGAGTACATCCTGGCCGATGCCAGGGCAGCCGGGGCCGATACCATCCTCACCTGGGGAGGCCGCCAGTCGAACTGGTGTCTTCAGACGGCTGCCTCATCCCGGATGATCGGCCTGGAACCCGTTCTAGTGCTGTTCGGTTTGGGCGATATCGAGCGGGACGGCAACCTGCTCCTCGACACCGTTCTTCAGGCGGATATCCGTTTTGTCGAGGGTGTCAAAGGCAAGGTCATCAAACCGGCCGAGGCGCTCGAAATTTTGAATCCGATCGCGGAGGAGCTTCGCGCTCGGGGACGGAAGCCTTATCTCGTCTCGGTCGGAGGGTCCTGGCTCGCCGGAGACATGACAAACCCGCTGGGTGCAGTCGCCTACGTCAACGCGTTTGCCGAGATGCTGGAGCAAGCCGACGCGGCGGGAATCGAGGTCGGGCATGTCGTCCATGCCACCGGGTCCGGGGGAACTCAGGCCGGACTTGTCGTGGGCGCCAAAGCCTTGGCCCCGGAATGCCGGGTCACGGGTGTCAGCGTGTCCGATCCCGCGGTCTCATTCAGCCGCGAGGTTATGACGATCGTGGTTCAAACAGATCAATTCCTGGGGCTCGGACTGAATGTTTCCGCCGCCGACATCATTGTCGACGACACCCACATTGGAGAAGGATACGGCATTTTGAACAAAGCGACATCGGAGGCGCTCCGGGCGGTCTTCATCCGCGAAGGGCTTGTGCTCGATCCGGTCTATACGGCCAAAGCCATGGCCGGACTCATCGATTTTGTACGCGCTCGAACTTTCCCTCCCGGCAAGGCTGTCGTCTTTTTCCACACCGGGGGCACGCCGGCCCTCTTCCCTTACCGCGAAGCGCTCCTGGATTTTCTCTCTTGAGGCGCGCTTCCTAGCGGCCGGAACTCTTCAGGTACTTCAGGAACTCACTGTCCGTCGAAAGCACGAGCCAGGTCTGCTTGGACAGGGTCGTCCTGTATGTTTCCAGGGTTTTCATGAATTGGTAGAATTCAGGGTCGAGATTGTAGGCCCGCGCGTAGATCGAAGTCGCCTCCGCGTCGGCCTTACCCATGATTTCCTGGGCCCTGCGATAGGCTTCGGACGTGATCCGCTTGAGTTCGCGCTCTTTCTGCCCCCGGATTTCGGCGCTCCGGCCGTCGCCTTCCGAGCGGTACTTCGAGGCGATCCGCTGCCGTTCTGCGATCATCCGCTCGAAGACCTTGCGCTGAACGTCGTCGACATAGTTCACGCGCTTGATCTGGACATCCTTGACTTCG
This genomic window contains:
- a CDS encoding efflux RND transporter permease subunit → MKACVERPVATVMLFLAAAFLGVYSFMNIPLELAPSENYPRISIQTFWPDVPPEIIQTEVTSLLEEVAVGVKGVRKVTSSSSIGNSLITLEFDLKTNMEFAALALQEKIAGLRHELPVSATRPQIIPYVPEDFSTRPFLQYTISGDYTLQQLRTMLKESLEHKLGSVRGVKAVEVSGGSDPEIRIEMDHDRMTALRIQPFHMQAALNRWNQTFPAGKIRRGEQEYLFKIAGFLGDRKSLENMIVGRSGGVPILLRDVAAVFPTYGEIRSINRINGQPTLRLTVHKEKGVSTLGVSRQVKERLAEVRRELPADLVFRPVDDESAEILKSVRELGLLVLIIFAVLFVLVRIILKNIRPSLLVLSSIVFSVLLTFNLVYGFGVSINMLTLGGLALGLGLFVDNSVVVFESILRLRERGLPPAEAAIQGPREVFIAVLASTLTTMSVFFTFPFFQGRLKIYYLPLAVVISSALAVSMLVSFTLIPALSPKLLAMRRDHRKGRLRETTGHLVAFLVRHPVAVILVVSALLYGSYSWFRKEVPLGEFFRWYSRDQLRVSLGMPPGTSIETTDEVIRTFEAKGLEKPYEKDINTQVSPERAYLVVTFPPEIEMSYRPYQLKEEFIQIATQFAGISIGVSGFDPQAFFSSMGAGTYYDSNIKFYGYNLKKLKEITGDLERRLTQNPRIREVRTVSSRYGWFRGTDSFENVLILDRQALQVHNIDPAGLFSHIQSLLRGRIQTPVRWRTEGRELAVSIKFPRAETMDIPALMDSLITGRNGEHVRLGMLVSLEERPIAGSIDRENQQFQQTVMWEFRGPSKAASNYRKAVFESLTLPPGFTAVLDEPWRMTEEEKRQIGLAAIAALVLIFMILAALYESLLQPFYILLAVPLALCGVFVAFVISGFAFDSSAYIGVILLGGIVVNNSILLVDRINRNRREGLGLIEAVVQGSKDRVRPILMTAGTTILAMLPLILIQVEVGRRRIWSSLALATVGGLTSSTIFILAVIPIFYVLGERLRLWFRARMAEIAYQRRELL
- a CDS encoding ABC transporter ATP-binding protein, encoding MLSISSFSGEGLALLGALGGFVVLWYGGGEMIRDNFTIGGYVAFVAYLGKLYGPTQIVASLGLTIQPALSALDRVKELFDFIIHPGENVVFAGPNGSGKSTIIKLILGLYPVDWGKIFIDDHDINSLALSSLRERIGTVSQNCFLFNDTIRNNIRYGNPNAGEEEIVEAAKKAGAHDFIMKLEKGFDTEIGETGKKLSGGEKQKIAIARAYIKKSDVIIVDEMATHLDCGSEEMIYGALADGYADKTCIIIAHNADVIRMGNRVLVVDQGRIIEKHPAPNTANI
- a CDS encoding efflux RND transporter permease subunit; this encodes MRLARTAIDRPVTTMMFYIGVILIGFVSLRQLSVDLLPDISYPRLSVLTRFPGVAPEEIETMVTAPLEAAVSRVPGLRKVESLSREGVSFLTLEFVWGTDMDFAMLHTRERLDAARYGLPEGAETPTLIALDPQTRPIMVAAVSGRASLLELKEFSEELVKPRLEQLDGIGSAEVVGGAVREIHVEADPGLLSLYGLTIDQVASRIDAFNRNLQGGTILKGRFSYALRVIGEFAHAGELGDIPLATTPGRGVVRLRDVARVEDSVKEREGATRLNGKESVGLLIRKESGANTVAVTRTAKDTLNRITREYPQVEIFIVSEQARYIETAVASVKDEVLQGGLLAFLVLLIFLQHLRTALTIFAVIGISIMAVFNILFLRDITLNIMSLGGLALGVGMLDDCAIVVAENIFRHRSQGKSPADAAYVGTKEVGMAVSATIFTAIVVFLPVIYVRGVAGQLFRDTALTVTFSLLASLLVALTLIPMLLSRGTKTAASPLSAEDLAGEPAPAGGPKQPKSRGLLRIPAAVVRFVRRGLRLLFKGIGWLLSLLFGFVLQLVQLVLHYLTFPIRPLLRAVGRGFNSAYGRFASRYHVFLLWSLNHKARILGVSAVLFALTLILGAWIPRELMPRLRVSAFEVFLRTPVDYSYAQTEEFVGLAEGWLAADPAVEFFFSQIGLVSGMESFSPDVSLNSAKIAVQLDHSRNLNPAIERLRARFRDYPDIELSIVREQATMAQFLALGSAELGLKVRGDDLDVLKAVALDLAEELRGIPGVADVIAAVEEGKPEFLVRIRRQALEKYELSPEAVSTFLVNAVRGRTATQLKETDRKHDIVVRMERGTRESADRLLDQSLPYRKGSIPLRELVDWEIGRGPKEIRRENQQREIPVTANLRGTSLSRILPEVEARVRALDLPYGVRVVPSGEQEEMSRSFRSLITAFLLSVLLVYMIMAAQFESLLHPFLIMFTVPMGLVGAFGLLAATGQTLNIVSIIGIVVLVGIVNDNAIVKIDFTNQLRRSGLPLRQAVLEGSAVRLRPILMSTATTIFALIPLSLGLGEGSELLRPLGIAVVGGLLSSTFLTLILIPVIYEIVEGWKDRRRR
- a CDS encoding efflux RND transporter periplasmic adaptor subunit, whose product is MTFKKTTLLLGLVVLIAAALVYAFVVRPKSVDKAGETEAVSGAGRSAAEETPLPVKALPVRRDDLVIRLKSPGEAFTERRVTVKAETTGKIRTLAVAEGHRARKGDVLVALDDSELALRVERLDAVRLKYLSELLLESRFAPARRDDGSPPPESVRKAEDDMKKAAALFESGMMSQKEFDRIRRDYETALIESGIKKDDIQAAAKGLTQAEIDVKIARMDLEKTRIRAPFGGIVTDVRISPGEHVSAGQELFTLVDISSLKVRARVLESEVGKIRTGREAGLKFSAYPGRIFTGRVQAVSPVINPEDRTCAVHIAVDNPSELIKPGMHAEVEITSEIHPGKLLVPQAAVLVRGGRKLVFVVEEGTAKWRYIEAGLENEDFVEAREGVAEGEMVIVEGHFTLAHDARVRIVE
- a CDS encoding ATP-binding protein — protein: ACREGYRAQYYRMPRLLQALAVARVDGRYGKILVHLLKLDVLVIDDWGLAPLDDPSRRDMLEILEDRYNCRSTIISSQLPVAAWHEMIGDRTLADAIMDRLVHQAYQFNLKGESMRKTTKSLTQAGH
- a CDS encoding D-cysteine desulfhydrase family protein; this encodes MIAPYAISDIKKVLDRLPRIPLVHGPTPFYKLEALSEWLGGPPIYVKRDDLTGMALGGNKSRKLEYILADARAAGADTILTWGGRQSNWCLQTAASSRMIGLEPVLVLFGLGDIERDGNLLLDTVLQADIRFVEGVKGKVIKPAEALEILNPIAEELRARGRKPYLVSVGGSWLAGDMTNPLGAVAYVNAFAEMLEQADAAGIEVGHVVHATGSGGTQAGLVVGAKALAPECRVTGVSVSDPAVSFSREVMTIVVQTDQFLGLGLNVSAADIIVDDTHIGEGYGILNKATSEALRAVFIREGLVLDPVYTAKAMAGLIDFVRARTFPPGKAVVFFHTGGTPALFPYREALLDFLS